The sequence ATCATGATTGGTATAATTAAAATCAACAAGCTTTTCTTCATCAACCCAGGCTTTAATTTCTTCTTCTGAAACCTGTAAACGAATAGTGTACCATATTTTCTTTTCGAAATTTTTTAACACCTGGGTTTCATTCTCCGAAGCATCAACTCCGTCGATACAGCTCAAACCAACAACAGGGCCGCCCCATCCTCCAATAATCAAAGAGCAAAAGTCATCATTTACCGGAAATGTCATCCCGCAAAAAAAGTCGTTGCCAACCATTTTTCTGGCCTCAAGCTGAACCTCATAATTCATCTTCGGGAAAGTATCCATCCAGGTAATTCCGCTACATCCGTCGCCGTAATTTATAACAATGCTCCCCTCTGAAACCATCACCGGCCCTTCGGTTCCAAAAGATGTTATTTCCCAGTTGCTTAAAGAATTTCCATCAAATAACGATTTCCAGCCTCTGGGAACTTCAGCAGCAATCTGCGTTTTTTGCTGAGTCTGCTTCCCTTGTTTAGTTGAACTGTTACAAGAAATAAGTAAGATGGTGAATGCAAAACAAAGCTGTATTAAGATATTGGAAGTACGATACATTTTTTTATTTAAAAGTATAAAAGATGAAAGCCTCTGGCAATAAAAAGTTGGATAAAATCTTATGTATTTTTCGAATCCCTCTTAAAGTATTTGAGGCTTCTGCTTTAATTAAGGACAAAATAAAACTGGCCCTACCATTTAGGCAGAGCCAGTTCTAAAAATATATGATCGTCTGTTTTTGTTAGTTCAAAACAATAAAATCCGTATTAGATGATGGCTTCCATTGCTTCCATTGCCTCACGTAACTCGGCACCAATAATTTCTACATCGCTGTAACGAATGGCATCGTTCACTTCAATTAATTCTTTGTTGTCAACGTGTGCATCAATACCTTCGTTAAAGTTTTTACCTATAACGTTGGGTTCTATTTTACTCATAAAGTCAGCCAACAATGGTTTGCAAGCATGATCAAACAAGTAACAACCGTACTCAGCAGTATCAGAAATTACACGGTTCATTTCGAACAGTTTTTTACGTGCAATTGTATTGGCAATAAGTGGTGTTTCGTGCAACGATTCGTAGTAAGCAGATTCTGCTTTAATACCGGCTTCACCCATCACATCGAAAGCCAACTCAACACCGGCTTTTACAAATGCAACCATCAAAGTACCGTTATCGAAATACTCTTGCTCAGTAATTTCCATATCGCCGGCAGGAGTTTTCTCAAAAGCAGTCTCACCTGTAGCAGCACGCCAGGTTAACAGATTTTTATCTCCGTTGGCCCAATCTTCCATCATAGTTGACGAGAACGTTCCGTCCATAATGTCATCCATATGTTTTTCGAACAACGGACGCATGATCTCTTTCAATTCTTCTGAAAGTTTATAAGCCTCTATTTTTGCTGGATTTGATAAACGATCCATCATATGAGTGATACCACCAAGTTTCAGCGCTTCGGTAGTGGTTTCCCATCCGTACTGAACCAGTTTTGATGCGTATCCCGGATCGATTCCTTTTTCAACCATTTTGTTGAAACAAAGGATGGAACCTGTTTGCAATACACCGCAAAGAATGGTTTGCTCTCCCATTAAATCTGATTTTACCTCAGCAACAAAAGATGAATGAAGTACACCTGCTTTATGACCACCGGTACCAACACAATAAGCTTTGGCAATTTCCAGTCCATCGCCATTTGGATCGTTCTCGCGGTGAACTGCAATTAAAGTAGGAACACCAAATCCACGCAGGAATTCAGCACGAACTTCTGATGCAGGTGATTTTGGTGCTACCATAATAACGGTGATATCGTCGCGAATTTGCATACCTTCTTCAACAATGTTGAAACCGTGTGAGTAGGACAGGCAAGCACCTTTTTTCATTAAAGGAAGTGCTGCATTTACAACCGGAGTATGGTATTTATCAGGTGTAAGGTTCAGCACCAAATCAGCTTGTGGAATCATTTCTTCAAAAGTTCCTACTACAAAATTATTTTCAGTAGCATTTTGATAGGAAACCTGTTTCTCATCAATTTCTACCTGACGGATGGCATATGAAACATCCAATCCGCTGTCGCGCATATTTAATCCCTGAGCCAGCCCTTGTGCACCACAACCCAGAACAACAATTTTTTTACCTTCCAGTTTCTTTACGCCATCCGAAAATTCGGATTCTTCCATAAAGTCACATTTTCCTAACTCCTCTAACTGTATCCGTAATGGAATTGAATTGAAATAATTTCCCATCTGTCTATTTTTTAATAATGATTATACTTTTTAATCGGTTTTCGCCAATCTTTATTCAAAGTTCGAAAACTCATTACAAAACAACAAAATTTATACAATATCAAAATGTAAAAATACATGGATTTTAGGTAACTTTCATGGATTTAAAATTTAAACGCACCTTAAACACAAAAACATCGAACTAATTTTCAACATTTTAAGCCGTAATTCTGATTGGATATTTTGCAAAGTCTTTTTAGATAGTTTTTGATCGAAACTGCAATGGAGAGAGTCCGACTTCGCGTTTAAAAAACTTTGCAAAATAACTCTGATCGGGGAAATTCATTGTAGTGGCAATCTCTGAAACACTTAAATTGGTATGTGCCAGTAATCGCTTAATTTCTATAATCTGTTTTGATTTAATAACCTGAGAAGATGTTTTCCCGGTTAGCTGACTTACCGTTTGTGTTAAATGATTTGGCGTAAGCGCCATAATATCGGCATACTCGGCCACCGACAGGTTTTCGTGAAAATGTTCCTCCAACAGTTGAAAGAACTTTTTAACTACGATATGACCTTTGCCTTTCCAGCGGTTTTCATCGTATGGATAAAGGGCTGCGCAGGTTGTTAAAATTAAATCGAGTACTGATCGTAATATATCTACTGAATAAGCATCCTCTTGTTTGATCTCTTCAATTCCTTTTTTGAACAGGTTTTCCAGAAAAAGCATATCACTTTTTTCTGTTAAAAGAAGTGGTGGGTTATTTTGCCGAA comes from uncultured Draconibacterium sp. and encodes:
- a CDS encoding DUF1080 domain-containing protein, translated to MYRTSNILIQLCFAFTILLISCNSSTKQGKQTQQKTQIAAEVPRGWKSLFDGNSLSNWEITSFGTEGPVMVSEGSIVINYGDGCSGITWMDTFPKMNYEVQLEARKMVGNDFFCGMTFPVNDDFCSLIIGGWGGPVVGLSCIDGVDASENETQVLKNFEKKIWYTIRLQVSEEEIKAWVDEEKLVDFNYTNHDLSIRPEVALSKPFGICTWLTTAELRNIWLRDLELD
- the ilvC gene encoding ketol-acid reductoisomerase; the protein is MGNYFNSIPLRIQLEELGKCDFMEESEFSDGVKKLEGKKIVVLGCGAQGLAQGLNMRDSGLDVSYAIRQVEIDEKQVSYQNATENNFVVGTFEEMIPQADLVLNLTPDKYHTPVVNAALPLMKKGACLSYSHGFNIVEEGMQIRDDITVIMVAPKSPASEVRAEFLRGFGVPTLIAVHRENDPNGDGLEIAKAYCVGTGGHKAGVLHSSFVAEVKSDLMGEQTILCGVLQTGSILCFNKMVEKGIDPGYASKLVQYGWETTTEALKLGGITHMMDRLSNPAKIEAYKLSEELKEIMRPLFEKHMDDIMDGTFSSTMMEDWANGDKNLLTWRAATGETAFEKTPAGDMEITEQEYFDNGTLMVAFVKAGVELAFDVMGEAGIKAESAYYESLHETPLIANTIARKKLFEMNRVISDTAEYGCYLFDHACKPLLADFMSKIEPNVIGKNFNEGIDAHVDNKELIEVNDAIRYSDVEIIGAELREAMEAMEAII
- a CDS encoding AraC family transcriptional regulator, which translates into the protein MKSRAENIPVYSLHNFSSEERASQQFQVEVFDANRHFAVKYPHRHDFFEVLYLQKGTGSHVIDGNKYDIEPPCVFFMSPGQAHKIEFSHDIEGFIYIFTSEFYLLNQRNPNRLIEFPFFFTIRQNNPPLLLTEKSDMLFLENLFKKGIEEIKQEDAYSVDILRSVLDLILTTCAALYPYDENRWKGKGHIVVKKFFQLLEEHFHENLSVAEYADIMALTPNHLTQTVSQLTGKTSSQVIKSKQIIEIKRLLAHTNLSVSEIATTMNFPDQSYFAKFFKREVGLSPLQFRSKTI